A stretch of Myxococcus hansupus DNA encodes these proteins:
- a CDS encoding ubiquinol-cytochrome c reductase iron-sulfur subunit, with the protein MDRRAALRTLLEGTCALAVLGTGCGDGWREAIVLDPPDAGGPGASCDDAPVPGGPEDGWVEVPLADHPALQVPGGAAAVRIPQALLDVVIVHTSQGCYAALWRICTHGDCAVDWVPEDRVMECPCHGSRFSQDGQVLNGPATRPLATFQVVRRGASLFLRRPR; encoded by the coding sequence GTGGACCGCCGCGCCGCGCTCCGAACGCTGCTCGAGGGCACCTGTGCCTTGGCGGTGCTCGGGACGGGGTGCGGCGACGGGTGGCGGGAAGCCATCGTGCTCGACCCTCCCGACGCGGGAGGGCCGGGCGCGTCGTGTGATGACGCCCCGGTCCCTGGTGGGCCCGAGGACGGCTGGGTGGAAGTTCCCCTGGCGGACCATCCGGCGCTCCAGGTCCCTGGAGGCGCCGCGGCGGTGCGCATCCCCCAGGCGCTGCTGGACGTGGTCATCGTCCACACGTCACAGGGCTGTTACGCCGCGCTGTGGCGCATCTGCACGCACGGTGACTGCGCCGTGGATTGGGTGCCCGAGGACAGGGTGATGGAGTGCCCCTGCCATGGCTCCCGCTTCAGCCAGGACGGGCAGGTGCTGAATGGCCCCGCGACGCGTCCGCTCGCCACCTTCCAGGTGGTGCGGCGGGGAGCGTCCCTGTTCCTCCGCCGCCCGCGCTGA
- a CDS encoding FHA domain-containing protein has translation MWQIIINGPGYFDTSYDLPEGVTSLGRADENDIVLGGDLVSRRHARLYVDGDVLRIEDLGSRNGSRINGAPLQGSKQLVAGDSVALGENTLSVRQPNTVENAATEMVDLSAGGVVRFGHGQDVGGSVLLAKNVRDADVLRLLDNVGPVSFDDSFSSATSAPLPAASPRVGQETLVLLFRIAEALSSATTLSSFLDTTMDRLLERTEATTAVVLLRHSVGALVPAAVRHRGRLAQGEVPVSDAIVEESLRQGRAIAVGDVRDDRRFASRESVILYGVDRVLCIPIGTEPPYAGVLYVNTSAKGDSSVEVMLDACTAVAHLVATGVQKFAPRETGTVADRLRRDLERFHPPDVAERRAAEAQRQGGKLPGLEERNLTILHAELVGFSVLAMRIGAARATQMLNDFHARMSGIVYSFEATVEGFRGESLRALFGVPYAKGEDSVQAVRAALALRADWERAMSRRPLDERCELRIALHSTRALVGMIGAESRSDYTVVGEGVSVASWLAGTASPGQVLITGKVLATVGARFDVQPLGERLLRPPKDKVAAFEVIEEDVGQLTNPGLR, from the coding sequence ATGTGGCAGATCATCATCAACGGGCCCGGCTACTTCGATACGTCGTACGATCTGCCTGAGGGCGTGACGAGCCTCGGCCGTGCGGACGAGAACGACATCGTCCTGGGCGGCGACCTCGTGTCGCGCCGTCATGCACGGCTGTACGTCGACGGCGACGTGCTGCGAATCGAAGACCTGGGCAGCCGCAACGGCAGCCGCATCAACGGCGCGCCCTTGCAGGGTTCGAAGCAGCTCGTCGCTGGCGACTCGGTCGCGCTGGGCGAGAACACGCTGTCCGTCCGCCAACCCAACACCGTGGAGAACGCGGCCACGGAGATGGTGGACCTGAGCGCGGGCGGCGTCGTGCGCTTCGGGCATGGTCAGGACGTGGGCGGCTCCGTGCTGCTGGCGAAGAACGTGAGGGACGCCGACGTCCTGCGGCTCCTGGACAACGTGGGGCCCGTCTCCTTCGACGACAGCTTCTCCTCGGCCACGTCCGCGCCGCTGCCCGCGGCGAGCCCGCGCGTGGGGCAGGAGACGCTGGTGCTGTTGTTCCGCATCGCGGAGGCGCTCTCGTCGGCCACCACGCTGTCGTCCTTCCTGGACACCACCATGGACCGGCTGCTGGAGCGCACGGAGGCGACCACCGCGGTGGTGCTGCTCCGGCACTCCGTGGGCGCGCTGGTGCCCGCCGCCGTGCGCCACCGAGGGCGGCTGGCCCAGGGCGAGGTCCCTGTCTCGGACGCCATCGTCGAGGAGTCCCTGCGCCAGGGGCGCGCCATCGCCGTGGGCGACGTGCGCGATGACCGCCGCTTCGCGAGCCGCGAGAGCGTCATCCTCTACGGCGTGGACCGGGTGCTGTGCATTCCCATTGGCACCGAGCCGCCGTACGCGGGCGTGCTCTACGTCAACACCTCCGCCAAGGGCGACTCCAGCGTGGAGGTGATGCTGGATGCCTGCACCGCGGTGGCGCACCTGGTGGCCACCGGCGTGCAGAAGTTCGCGCCGCGCGAGACGGGCACCGTGGCGGACCGGCTGCGCCGCGACCTGGAGCGCTTCCACCCGCCCGACGTGGCCGAGCGCCGCGCCGCCGAGGCCCAGCGCCAGGGCGGAAAGCTGCCCGGGCTGGAAGAACGCAACCTCACCATCCTTCACGCGGAGCTGGTGGGCTTCTCCGTGCTGGCCATGCGCATTGGCGCGGCGCGGGCCACGCAGATGCTCAATGACTTCCACGCGCGGATGAGTGGCATCGTCTACAGCTTCGAGGCGACGGTGGAGGGCTTCCGGGGTGAATCCCTGCGGGCCCTCTTCGGTGTCCCGTACGCGAAGGGCGAGGACTCCGTGCAGGCCGTCCGCGCGGCGCTGGCCCTGCGGGCGGACTGGGAGCGGGCCATGAGCCGCCGGCCCCTGGATGAGCGCTGCGAATTGCGCATTGCGTTGCACAGCACGCGGGCCCTGGTGGGGATGATCGGCGCCGAGTCGCGCTCCGACTACACCGTGGTGGGAGAGGGCGTTAGCGTCGCGAGCTGGCTCGCCGGGACGGCCAGCCCGGGCCAGGTGCTCATCACCGGCAAGGTCCTGGCCACGGTGGGCGCCCGCTTCGACGTCCAGCCGCTGGGCGAGCGTCTCCTCCGCCCCCCGAAGGACAAGGTGGCGGCCTTCGAGGTCATCGAGGAGGATGTCGGCCAGTTGACCAACCCGGGGCTGCGCTGA
- a CDS encoding protein kinase domain-containing protein, with the protein MGEIYLARLEGAQGFEKLCVIKKILPQLAADTEFVERFVGEARTLVRLSHGSIAQVLDMGLHEDEAYMALEHVDGKDLRKVAARVRDRQVPLPVTFILYTMGRVLDALAYAHRKKDDDGEDLKLVHRDISPQNILISYEGEVKVIDFGLAKSRLSAAKTNPSIILGKFLYMSPEQARHQPVDRRSDLYAVGLCLYELICGKNPFDGVHPGELMSLVANPRIAPLDQVEPLTPPAVTALVAKALAVDPSQRFQTAEEFRGRLQSCLMEIDASAGPESVSRFMRELFSSDFQSERRLLASLKDVPRLSTEEVRALASMPDDPLAPKMAHAMLPAKTIRLDGPVEPLSFFPTPRSRDGGGPVSDGETRPGVPIDESTRPGFPIEELEEEARARGVRQDTAPSVEVEPEAFSRSEAARPGVLPRAPALTREVQMTVMPPEAVPPGVAAARALLPPHLRPTELALPSLGESSETESRPADSTDPKIWAPRSGASSARHEELGAPSIGAPTPAVPPRPPAALANARAVQESGPEPQTGGGSFPRTGVVVMPAVSVPAPAVDAGASQSTASAAHGDSTAPRWSESDDDASFEEEDFEEQAAASDAVGADSEPSVEVASWANDADAPAEDSAELDADVLPASGMTLPRTSATMMAALPAPPAPELEMQHDASSPVDSEAASHAEDFSHGASTDGASQSHSSMSGASQAEGFSRGASTDGAARSPSSMAEASQAEGFPRGSSTDGASRSLSSMAAASQAEGSSRGSLTPSSDDGASRRLSSPGVAAVPQAEGFPSRSLSSQGMPAVPASSGTPSRTASAVIPAAPPPPPGATPSRAVPSIGAASPRSSSGMMAAVSPPSGATPSRSTSSVATPAASQSPRGVPAVPAWTAPHDDAPLADATPAHGGQALSPDEEAAAFSEAEPSAQGDEAEHEAHAAESSADMPVLSTDDVGHEAPVANIADVDTHPRIHRPSRTERNDDTQPRVSHYSDTDPRVTRHDDTHPRVVLDAGLLSDEGSADDDDERSGVSRPKTQSRRARTSSPGMTSAGARRTGSVSAVRPAPAPVEPAEEDDEDEDVRVSIPASEETRRTTMPVRPETRSAERLAKEDTRRTTMPEPPARRGKGPLFAVLTLLLLAVAAGGAFFLGPPELRAQVLSLVTGQTPREGPPPAEPITPTKPALAADGANAKGEPGTGEPSAPPPAGTGSPAQADAKSPGATAPSAPGAEASAPKGTQPPEDDGLDDSFLAPLDAPPGTDTSAKRSVVRKVRAARNRTLTTLEKEWRETNALFNKLNSEHSCVVLGLWCTRYAEVKSEVEAAGTTDDPEALRKVRAMKRYLLQKQKELY; encoded by the coding sequence ATGGGAGAGATCTACCTCGCGCGCCTGGAGGGAGCGCAGGGCTTCGAGAAGCTCTGCGTCATCAAGAAAATCCTCCCGCAGCTCGCCGCGGACACGGAGTTCGTCGAGCGCTTCGTGGGCGAGGCGCGCACCCTGGTCCGCCTGAGCCATGGCTCCATCGCCCAGGTGCTGGACATGGGGCTCCACGAGGACGAGGCCTACATGGCGCTCGAACACGTGGACGGCAAGGACCTGCGCAAGGTGGCCGCGCGCGTCAGGGACCGGCAGGTGCCGCTGCCCGTCACGTTCATCCTCTACACCATGGGCCGCGTGCTGGACGCGCTGGCCTATGCGCACCGCAAGAAGGACGACGACGGGGAGGACCTGAAGCTCGTCCACCGGGACATCTCGCCGCAGAACATCCTCATCTCCTACGAAGGGGAGGTGAAGGTCATCGACTTCGGGCTCGCGAAGAGCCGGCTGTCGGCGGCGAAGACGAACCCCAGCATCATCCTGGGGAAGTTCCTCTACATGTCGCCGGAGCAGGCGCGGCACCAGCCGGTGGACCGCCGGAGCGACCTGTACGCGGTGGGCTTGTGTCTCTACGAGCTCATCTGCGGGAAGAACCCCTTCGATGGGGTCCACCCGGGCGAGCTGATGTCCCTGGTGGCGAATCCGCGCATCGCGCCGTTGGACCAGGTGGAGCCGCTCACGCCGCCCGCGGTGACGGCGCTGGTGGCCAAGGCGCTGGCGGTGGATCCGTCGCAGCGCTTCCAGACGGCGGAGGAGTTCCGCGGGCGGCTTCAGTCCTGCCTGATGGAGATTGACGCGAGCGCGGGTCCGGAGAGCGTCAGCCGCTTCATGCGCGAGCTCTTCTCGTCGGACTTCCAGTCCGAGCGCCGGCTGCTCGCGAGCCTCAAGGACGTGCCCCGGTTGTCCACGGAAGAGGTCCGGGCCCTGGCCTCGATGCCGGATGACCCGCTGGCGCCGAAGATGGCGCACGCGATGCTGCCGGCGAAGACCATCCGCCTGGACGGTCCGGTGGAGCCGCTGTCGTTCTTCCCCACGCCGCGCAGCCGCGATGGCGGCGGGCCGGTGTCGGACGGAGAGACGCGTCCTGGCGTGCCCATCGACGAGTCCACGCGTCCCGGGTTCCCCATCGAGGAACTGGAGGAAGAGGCGCGGGCACGGGGCGTGCGTCAGGACACGGCCCCGTCCGTGGAGGTGGAGCCCGAGGCCTTCTCGCGTTCCGAGGCTGCCAGGCCAGGGGTGCTGCCCCGCGCGCCCGCGCTGACGCGGGAAGTCCAGATGACGGTGATGCCGCCGGAGGCGGTGCCGCCGGGCGTGGCCGCCGCGCGAGCGCTGTTGCCGCCGCACCTGCGGCCCACCGAGCTGGCGCTGCCGAGCCTGGGCGAATCATCCGAGACCGAGTCGCGCCCCGCTGATTCGACGGATCCCAAAATCTGGGCGCCGCGGAGTGGTGCGTCGTCGGCGCGGCATGAGGAGCTGGGGGCGCCTTCTATTGGAGCGCCGACGCCCGCGGTGCCGCCGCGTCCGCCCGCCGCTCTGGCGAATGCCCGCGCGGTGCAGGAGTCGGGGCCAGAGCCACAGACGGGTGGCGGGTCGTTTCCTCGCACCGGCGTGGTGGTGATGCCGGCGGTGTCGGTGCCTGCTCCCGCGGTCGATGCAGGTGCTTCGCAGTCCACGGCCTCCGCCGCTCACGGGGACTCGACAGCGCCGCGATGGTCGGAGTCGGACGACGACGCTTCGTTCGAGGAAGAGGACTTCGAGGAGCAGGCTGCTGCCTCCGATGCGGTTGGGGCGGACAGCGAGCCTTCGGTCGAGGTGGCCTCCTGGGCGAATGACGCGGATGCGCCCGCGGAGGATTCAGCCGAGCTGGACGCCGATGTGTTGCCCGCTTCGGGGATGACGCTGCCTCGAACGTCCGCGACCATGATGGCGGCCCTGCCCGCGCCTCCAGCACCTGAGCTGGAGATGCAGCACGACGCGTCGTCGCCCGTGGACAGTGAGGCGGCGTCGCACGCAGAGGACTTCTCGCACGGCGCGTCGACGGACGGTGCATCGCAAAGCCACTCATCGATGTCGGGAGCATCGCAGGCAGAGGGCTTTTCACGCGGCGCATCGACGGACGGTGCAGCTCGCAGCCCCTCATCGATGGCGGAAGCATCGCAGGCAGAGGGCTTTCCACGCGGCTCGTCGACGGACGGTGCGTCGCGAAGCCTCTCATCGATGGCGGCAGCATCGCAGGCAGAAGGCTCTTCACGCGGCTCGTTGACGCCCTCTTCGGATGACGGTGCATCGCGACGCCTGTCATCGCCAGGGGTGGCGGCGGTGCCGCAGGCAGAGGGATTCCCGTCGCGAAGCCTCTCATCCCAAGGGATGCCCGCGGTGCCTGCTTCCAGCGGAACGCCGTCGCGAACGGCCTCCGCCGTGATTCCCGCCGCGCCGCCGCCGCCGCCCGGTGCTACCCCTTCGCGGGCCGTGCCCTCCATCGGCGCTGCCTCGCCGAGGTCGAGCTCCGGGATGATGGCCGCCGTGTCCCCGCCGTCCGGAGCGACACCTTCCCGGTCGACCTCCTCGGTGGCGACGCCCGCCGCTTCACAGAGCCCCCGTGGCGTGCCGGCCGTCCCCGCTTGGACGGCCCCACACGACGACGCGCCCCTCGCGGACGCGACGCCCGCGCACGGCGGACAGGCTCTCTCGCCGGACGAAGAGGCCGCCGCTTTCTCCGAAGCTGAACCCTCCGCCCAGGGCGACGAAGCCGAGCACGAGGCTCACGCCGCCGAGTCCTCCGCGGACATGCCCGTCCTCTCCACCGACGACGTGGGCCACGAAGCCCCGGTGGCGAACATCGCTGACGTGGACACGCACCCGCGCATCCACCGCCCGTCGCGGACCGAGCGAAACGACGACACGCAACCTCGCGTCTCGCACTACAGCGACACCGACCCGCGCGTCACCCGCCACGACGACACGCATCCCCGAGTGGTGTTGGACGCCGGGCTCTTGAGTGACGAAGGGAGCGCCGACGACGACGACGAGCGGTCTGGCGTCTCGCGTCCCAAGACGCAATCACGCCGCGCGCGAACGTCTTCGCCAGGCATGACGTCCGCCGGGGCTCGGAGGACGGGTTCGGTCTCCGCGGTACGCCCCGCTCCCGCGCCCGTCGAGCCGGCCGAGGAGGATGATGAGGACGAGGATGTCCGCGTCTCCATCCCCGCGAGCGAGGAGACCCGCCGCACGACGATGCCCGTGCGGCCGGAGACGCGTTCGGCCGAGCGCCTCGCCAAGGAAGACACCCGCCGCACGACGATGCCCGAGCCTCCCGCGCGGCGTGGCAAGGGGCCTTTGTTCGCCGTGTTGACCCTGCTGCTCCTCGCGGTGGCCGCGGGAGGGGCGTTCTTCCTCGGCCCTCCCGAGCTGCGCGCGCAGGTGCTCAGCCTCGTGACAGGTCAGACGCCACGGGAAGGGCCGCCGCCCGCCGAGCCCATCACCCCCACGAAGCCGGCGCTCGCGGCCGACGGCGCGAACGCGAAGGGTGAGCCCGGCACGGGTGAGCCCTCGGCACCGCCTCCCGCCGGCACGGGGAGTCCCGCCCAGGCGGACGCGAAGTCTCCAGGCGCCACCGCGCCCTCGGCCCCGGGGGCCGAGGCCTCCGCTCCGAAGGGCACGCAGCCTCCGGAGGATGACGGGCTCGACGACTCCTTCCTCGCGCCGCTGGATGCGCCTCCAGGCACGGACACGTCCGCGAAGCGCTCGGTCGTCCGCAAGGTGCGAGCCGCCCGGAACCGGACGCTCACCACGCTGGAGAAGGAGTGGCGCGAGACGAACGCGCTCTTCAACAAGCTCAACTCCGAGCACTCGTGCGTGGTGCTGGGGCTCTGGTGCACGCGGTACGCCGAGGTGAAGAGCGAAGTGGAGGCCGCGGGCACCACGGACGACCCGGAGGCCCTGCGCAAGGTGCGCGCGATGAAGCGCTACCTGCTGCAGAAGCAGAAGGAGCTGTACTAG
- a CDS encoding ABC transporter ATP-binding protein, producing the protein MEPLLSTRALVAGYGTRPILHGVECEVRPGELWAVLGPNGTGKSTLLRAVLGMGPWTRGEVRLLGQARGDWAPRALAQKVAWVPQTFESAEGFSGLELVLMGRSPHLGLWGLPSAGDVALAHEVMSELGIAHLAERSAEALSGGERRMLMLARGLVQRPELLLLDEPTAFLDVAHQVGALDRVRARVDAGLGAVAVLHDVNLAAAFATHVLLLRDGRVLARGPSVEVLERDALETLYGLPMETALAPSGARLFAPRAPPR; encoded by the coding sequence GTGGAGCCGCTGCTCTCCACCCGGGCGCTGGTCGCGGGCTACGGGACGCGCCCCATCCTGCATGGGGTGGAGTGCGAGGTACGTCCCGGCGAGCTGTGGGCGGTGCTGGGCCCCAACGGCACGGGAAAGAGCACGCTGCTGCGCGCGGTGCTCGGCATGGGGCCGTGGACGCGCGGCGAGGTCCGTCTCCTGGGGCAAGCGCGAGGCGACTGGGCGCCGCGCGCGTTGGCGCAGAAGGTCGCCTGGGTGCCGCAGACGTTCGAGTCCGCCGAGGGCTTCAGTGGCCTGGAGCTGGTGCTGATGGGCCGCAGCCCGCACCTGGGCTTGTGGGGCCTGCCGTCCGCGGGAGACGTGGCGCTGGCGCACGAGGTGATGTCGGAGCTCGGCATCGCGCACCTGGCGGAGCGGTCCGCCGAGGCGCTGTCGGGCGGCGAGCGCCGCATGTTGATGCTGGCTCGGGGGCTGGTGCAGCGGCCCGAGCTGCTCCTGCTCGACGAGCCCACGGCCTTCCTGGACGTGGCCCACCAGGTGGGGGCGTTGGACCGCGTGCGCGCGCGCGTCGACGCGGGCCTGGGGGCGGTGGCGGTGCTGCACGACGTGAATCTGGCCGCGGCCTTCGCCACCCACGTGTTGCTGCTGCGCGACGGGCGCGTGCTCGCGCGGGGCCCCTCGGTCGAGGTGCTGGAGCGCGATGCCTTGGAGACGCTCTACGGCCTGCCCATGGAGACCGCGCTCGCTCCGTCGGGCGCCCGGCTCTTCGCGCCGCGAGCGCCGCCGCGCTGA